The following coding sequences lie in one Xanthomonas hortorum pv. pelargonii genomic window:
- the fur gene encoding ferric iron uptake transcriptional regulator, which yields METHDLRKVGLKVTHPRMRILELLEQKSNHHHLSAEDIYRQLLDHGDEIGLATVYRVLTQFEAAGLVLKHNFEGGQAVYELDRGGHHDHMVDVDTGHVIEFESEEIEALQRQIAAQHGYELEEHSLVLYVRKKRVR from the coding sequence ATGGAAACCCACGACCTGCGCAAAGTCGGGCTCAAGGTGACCCATCCGCGGATGCGGATACTGGAATTGCTCGAACAAAAGAGCAATCACCATCACCTCAGCGCAGAAGACATCTATCGCCAGCTACTCGACCACGGCGACGAAATCGGTCTGGCCACGGTGTATCGGGTGCTGACCCAGTTCGAGGCTGCCGGCCTGGTGCTGAAGCACAATTTCGAAGGCGGCCAGGCTGTCTATGAGCTGGATCGCGGTGGCCACCACGACCATATGGTCGATGTGGACACCGGCCACGTGATCGAATTCGAAAGCGAAGAGATCGAGGCGTTGCAGCGCCAGATCGCCGCCCAGCACGGTTACGAGCTGGAAGAGCATTCGCTGGTGCTGTACGTGCGTAAGAAGCGCGTGCGCTAA
- a CDS encoding outer membrane protein assembly factor BamE, with translation MRNLLLVAAVALSTAGCGIIYKQPIYQGNLIKQNAVEQLQVGQSKQQVSALLGTPSIPDPFHAQRWDYTSTQRVDRLAHTEVKNFVVYFENEQVTRWEGDYFPAQDEQLAKSAPKQFGRNLARDKKKQRGR, from the coding sequence ATGCGCAATCTCCTGCTGGTCGCCGCCGTTGCTCTTTCCACCGCTGGCTGCGGCATCATCTACAAGCAGCCGATCTACCAAGGCAATCTGATCAAACAGAATGCCGTGGAGCAACTCCAGGTCGGCCAGAGCAAGCAGCAGGTCAGCGCGTTGCTGGGCACTCCTTCGATCCCCGACCCGTTCCATGCGCAGCGTTGGGACTACACGTCCACCCAGCGCGTAGACCGTCTGGCGCACACCGAGGTCAAGAACTTCGTCGTGTACTTCGAAAACGAGCAGGTTACCCGTTGGGAGGGCGATTATTTCCCGGCCCAGGACGAGCAGCTTGCCAAGTCGGCACCCAAGCAATTCGGCCGCAATCTGGCGCGCGACAAGAAGAAGCAGCGCGGCCGTTGA
- a CDS encoding type II toxin-antitoxin system RatA family toxin, whose product MPTIRRSALVEHSATRMFDLVNDVAAYPRRFGWCDAAHVLEQDQAHIVARLDLGLGSFRTWFTTENRLERPERIVMHLRDGPFKRLEGLWEFQSLGENACKVSLTMEVETSSRLLGPALALGFQGLADRMVNDFVRVADRGDV is encoded by the coding sequence ATGCCTACCATCCGTCGCAGCGCACTGGTCGAACACAGCGCCACCCGCATGTTCGATCTGGTCAATGATGTCGCCGCCTATCCGCGCCGTTTCGGCTGGTGCGATGCTGCCCATGTGCTTGAGCAGGACCAGGCGCATATCGTGGCGCGCCTGGATCTGGGGCTGGGGTCGTTCCGCACCTGGTTCACTACCGAAAATCGGCTTGAGCGCCCGGAACGTATCGTCATGCATCTGCGCGACGGCCCGTTCAAGCGTCTGGAAGGCCTGTGGGAATTTCAGTCGCTCGGCGAAAACGCCTGCAAGGTCAGTTTGACGATGGAAGTGGAGACCAGCTCGCGGCTGCTGGGTCCGGCGCTGGCGCTGGGCTTTCAGGGGCTGGCCGATCGCATGGTCAACGATTTCGTGCGGGTCGCCGATCGCGGCGACGTGTAA
- the smpB gene encoding SsrA-binding protein SmpB — protein MSKKPAKDKANGATATKTIALNKRARHEYHLEERYEAGLALQGWEVKAIRAGRANIIDGYAYVRSGEIFLIGAQITPLIQASSHTVPVERRDRKLLLHRREIDKVLSSVERDGYTLVPTALYWSNNKVKLEIALAKGKQNHDKRDAAKDRDWQRDKQRVMRRHNRDA, from the coding sequence ATGAGCAAGAAACCAGCCAAGGATAAAGCAAACGGCGCGACGGCCACGAAAACCATCGCGCTGAACAAGCGTGCGCGCCACGAATACCACCTGGAAGAGCGCTACGAAGCCGGCCTGGCCCTGCAGGGCTGGGAGGTCAAGGCGATTCGCGCCGGCCGCGCCAATATCATCGACGGCTACGCGTATGTGCGCTCCGGCGAGATTTTCCTGATCGGCGCGCAGATCACACCGCTGATCCAGGCCTCCAGTCACACCGTGCCGGTGGAACGCCGCGACCGCAAGCTGCTGCTGCATCGTCGGGAAATCGACAAGGTGCTGAGCAGCGTCGAACGCGATGGCTACACCCTGGTGCCAACTGCGCTGTACTGGAGCAACAACAAGGTCAAGCTGGAAATCGCACTGGCCAAGGGCAAGCAGAATCACGACAAGCGCGACGCCGCCAAGGACCGCGACTGGCAGCGCGACAAGCAGCGCGTGATGCGGCGGCATAACCGAGATGCGTGA
- a CDS encoding S8 family serine peptidase, producing the protein MATSKPPRPRPARAAPRKPAATADQPVRKRAARSAQPQTTAKSRVQDKARTVIYIHGIGNKPPAEVLRCQWDKALFGRPMGERTRLAYWVNRERYPVAEPGSCDARDVGPALNQSVQRALSTLGLVPGEQDLHLLADALAQSEQERSDLHRLLDELDTASATPAVGDVQAKGPIDAINRVLLRLISAALLQDVHDLFFVPERAALMRESLAQRLRSGGGPFVVVAHSQGSMIAFDVLRQLQAAECEVSLFLTLGSPLGLPQVRSMFKRWTGTRKLPFPECVRRWINVAETRDPIALDPDLSDDIANAKGRFENLSDARLNPDWQHNPHSGSGYLSIPQVRAAVREAVGVGFDQPVSNAVLIKDLSEQLEAHGSEHRHEVLIELDRRLLGNDPAATRALLLAQLRETAARSTGLSGDALDEAIELEDGLQRFVSARLTRFEIESLQDRYRALGFRRVWRDAGKRALINVSGNVLHADAARTAYRARGQQIGWAVLDTGIAASHPHFFVKGERDSVVAQWDCTRRGAPKRLTRADGDAFARLDRHGHGTHIAGIIAGQSRAVIADVEDNPGKPQEFAGMAPDTQLYGFKVLDDAGNGRDSWMIKAVQQVAAINERAGELVIHGVNLSLGGYFDPESYGCGFTPLCNELRRLWRQGVLVVVAAGNEGMAWLMRNDGDAYPANMDLSISDPGNLEDAIVVGSVHKSSPHNYGVSYFSSRGPTADGRGKPDVVAPGEKILSAYYDFDPNDAASLMVEMSGTSMAAPHVSGVLAGFLSARREFIGFPDRVKQLLLETSTDLQRDRYVQGRGVPNLMRMLGKT; encoded by the coding sequence ATGGCGACCAGCAAGCCCCCACGTCCACGGCCTGCGCGTGCAGCGCCCCGCAAACCAGCGGCCACTGCCGATCAACCCGTGCGCAAACGTGCAGCGCGCAGCGCGCAGCCGCAGACCACGGCGAAGAGCCGCGTGCAGGACAAGGCGCGCACGGTGATCTACATCCATGGCATCGGCAACAAGCCGCCGGCCGAGGTGTTGCGCTGCCAATGGGACAAGGCCTTGTTCGGGCGGCCGATGGGCGAGCGCACGCGCCTGGCGTACTGGGTCAATCGCGAGCGGTATCCGGTCGCCGAGCCCGGCAGTTGCGATGCGCGCGATGTCGGCCCTGCGCTCAATCAGAGTGTGCAGCGCGCCTTGAGTACGCTTGGGTTGGTGCCGGGCGAGCAGGATCTGCATCTGCTCGCCGATGCGTTGGCGCAGAGCGAGCAGGAACGCAGCGATCTGCATCGCTTGCTGGACGAGCTGGACACTGCGTCCGCCACGCCTGCCGTTGGTGACGTGCAGGCGAAAGGCCCGATCGATGCGATCAACCGCGTGCTGCTGCGCTTGATCTCTGCCGCGCTGCTGCAGGACGTGCACGATCTGTTCTTCGTGCCCGAGCGTGCGGCGTTGATGCGCGAAAGCCTGGCGCAGCGCTTGCGGTCGGGCGGCGGGCCGTTCGTGGTGGTCGCGCACAGCCAGGGCTCGATGATCGCCTTCGATGTGCTGCGCCAGCTGCAGGCCGCCGAGTGCGAGGTCAGCTTGTTCCTTACCTTGGGCTCGCCCCTGGGCTTGCCGCAAGTGCGCAGCATGTTCAAACGCTGGACCGGCACGCGCAAGCTGCCGTTTCCCGAGTGCGTGCGGCGCTGGATCAACGTGGCCGAAACACGCGACCCGATCGCGCTGGATCCGGATCTCAGCGACGACATCGCCAATGCCAAGGGACGTTTTGAAAACCTCTCGGACGCACGCTTGAATCCGGATTGGCAGCACAACCCCCATTCGGGCTCCGGCTATCTGTCGATTCCGCAGGTGCGTGCGGCGGTGCGCGAGGCCGTCGGCGTGGGCTTCGATCAGCCGGTGTCCAACGCAGTGCTGATCAAGGATCTCAGCGAGCAGCTGGAAGCGCATGGGTCCGAGCATCGGCACGAAGTGCTGATCGAACTGGATCGTCGCCTGCTCGGCAACGACCCGGCCGCCACGCGTGCGCTGCTGCTGGCGCAGCTGCGCGAGACCGCTGCACGCAGCACCGGCTTGAGCGGCGACGCGTTGGATGAGGCGATCGAACTGGAAGACGGCTTGCAGCGTTTCGTCTCGGCGCGGCTGACACGCTTCGAGATCGAGTCGCTGCAGGATCGCTACCGTGCACTCGGATTCCGGCGCGTGTGGCGCGATGCCGGCAAGCGCGCGCTGATCAACGTCTCCGGCAACGTCTTGCATGCCGATGCTGCGCGCACCGCGTATCGCGCGCGTGGGCAGCAGATCGGCTGGGCGGTGCTGGACACCGGCATCGCGGCCAGTCATCCGCATTTCTTCGTGAAAGGCGAGCGTGACAGCGTGGTGGCGCAATGGGATTGCACGCGGCGTGGCGCGCCTAAACGATTGACGCGCGCAGATGGCGATGCATTCGCCAGACTCGATCGGCATGGGCACGGCACCCATATCGCCGGCATCATCGCCGGCCAATCTCGGGCTGTGATCGCGGACGTGGAGGACAATCCCGGTAAACCACAGGAGTTCGCCGGCATGGCGCCGGACACGCAGTTGTATGGATTCAAGGTGCTGGACGACGCCGGAAACGGCCGCGATTCCTGGATGATCAAGGCGGTGCAGCAAGTGGCTGCGATCAACGAGCGCGCAGGCGAGTTGGTCATCCACGGGGTCAACCTGAGCCTGGGCGGCTACTTCGACCCGGAAAGTTACGGCTGCGGTTTTACGCCGTTGTGCAACGAGTTGCGCCGGCTATGGCGGCAAGGCGTACTGGTTGTCGTTGCCGCTGGCAACGAGGGCATGGCCTGGCTGATGCGTAACGATGGCGATGCGTATCCGGCCAACATGGATCTGTCGATCAGCGACCCGGGCAATCTGGAAGACGCCATCGTGGTCGGCTCGGTGCACAAGAGCAGCCCGCACAATTACGGCGTGTCGTATTTTTCGTCGCGCGGGCCGACCGCCGACGGGCGCGGCAAGCCCGACGTGGTCGCACCAGGCGAAAAGATCCTGTCGGCCTACTACGACTTCGACCCGAACGATGCGGCCAGCCTGATGGTGGAGATGAGCGGCACCAGCATGGCGGCACCGCATGTCTCCGGCGTACTGGCCGGCTTTCTCTCGGCGCGCCGCGAGTTCATCGGCTTTCCGGATCGGGTCAAGCAACTGCTGCTGGAGACCAGTACCGACCTGCAACGCGATCGCTATGTGCAGGGCAGGGGGGTGCCGAATCTGATGCGGATGCTTGGGAAGACGTGA
- a CDS encoding IS3 family transposase (programmed frameshift): MSSKRYTDEFKIEAVRQVTDRGFKVAEVAERLGVTTHSLYAWLRTFGKSGVVHRAEVDQSAEVRRLKAELRRVTEERDIPKKGRRVLCQGVKAKYAFMQAHCREFRVCAMCRVLRVNRSGYYAWLCSPNSERAKEDDRLLGLIKHHWLASGSVYGHRKITTDLRDLGERCSRHRVHRLMRTEGLRAQVGYGRKPRFHGGMQCKAAANLLDRQFDVTEPDTAWASDFTFIRTHEGWMYLAVVIDLFSRQVVGWAMRDRADTELVVQALLSAVWRRKPNTGCLVHSDQGSVYTSDDWRSFLASHGLVCSMSRRGNCHDNAPVESFFGLLKRERIRRRTYPTKDAARAEVFDYIEMFYNPNRRHGSTGDLSPVEFERRYAQRGS, encoded by the exons ATGAGCAGCAAGCGGTATACGGATGAGTTCAAGATCGAGGCGGTCCGGCAAGTGACTGATCGTGGGTTCAAGGTGGCAGAAGTCGCCGAGCGGCTGGGTGTCACGACGCACAGCCTGTACGCCTGGCTGCGCACGTTCGGCAAGTCTGGCGTGGTGCATCGCGCCGAGGTGGACCAGAGCGCCGAGGTTCGGCGGCTGAAGGCAGAGTTGCGTCGAGTGACCGAGGAGCGCGACATCC CTAAAAAAGGCCGCCGCGTACTTTGCCAAGGGGTAAAGGCAAAGTACGCCTTCATGCAAGCCCACTGCAGGGAATTCAGGGTGTGTGCGATGTGCCGGGTATTGCGGGTCAACCGGTCGGGTTATTACGCCTGGTTGTGCTCGCCCAACAGTGAGCGCGCCAAGGAAGATGATCGCTTGCTTGGACTAATCAAGCACCACTGGCTGGCCAGCGGCAGTGTCTATGGGCATCGCAAGATCACCACGGATCTGCGCGATCTGGGTGAGCGTTGTAGTCGCCATCGGGTGCATCGGCTGATGCGCACCGAGGGACTGCGTGCCCAGGTGGGCTATGGTCGCAAACCGCGCTTCCATGGAGGGATGCAGTGCAAGGCGGCTGCCAATCTGCTTGACCGACAGTTCGACGTGACGGAGCCGGACACGGCCTGGGCGAGCGATTTCACCTTCATCCGCACGCATGAAGGCTGGATGTACCTGGCTGTTGTGATCGATCTGTTTTCCAGGCAGGTCGTCGGCTGGGCGATGCGCGATCGGGCCGACACCGAGTTGGTCGTGCAGGCCTTGTTGTCTGCGGTGTGGCGGCGCAAACCCAACACTGGTTGCTTGGTTCACTCGGACCAAGGGTCTGTCTACACCAGCGATGACTGGCGCAGTTTCCTGGCGTCCCATGGCTTGGTGTGCAGCATGAGTCGGCGTGGCAACTGCCACGACAACGCACCCGTAGAGAGCTTCTTCGGCCTGCTCAAACGCGAGCGGATCAGGCGGCGGACCTATCCCACCAAGGACGCCGCTCGCGCCGAGGTATTCGACTACATCGAGATGTTCTACAACCCCAACCGCCGCCACGGTTCAACTGGCGACTTGTCCCCTGTAGAGTTTGAACGGCGCTACGCGCAACGAGGGTCTTGA
- a CDS encoding helix-turn-helix domain-containing protein — MTVGKRLKDERKRLGLTQEEMAVQLGLTRYAQLNFEKDINLPGGAYLLAALDRGVDVLYVLSGHRAQLDPADRLLLSAFKDASPAARNAVLAALGLVSDASSSKASAGPVLSFNNNEIGSVVSTTASIDQSNMQIVVGGRKKSK, encoded by the coding sequence ATGACCGTAGGGAAACGCCTGAAGGATGAGCGCAAGCGTCTTGGATTGACGCAGGAAGAGATGGCCGTGCAGCTCGGCCTCACGCGCTATGCGCAGTTGAACTTCGAGAAAGACATCAATCTGCCGGGTGGAGCGTACCTACTGGCCGCTTTAGACCGTGGCGTCGATGTTTTGTATGTGCTGTCTGGACATCGCGCGCAGTTGGATCCCGCTGATAGGCTCCTGCTGTCTGCCTTCAAAGATGCATCACCAGCTGCCCGCAACGCTGTGCTTGCTGCATTGGGCTTGGTAAGCGATGCCTCGTCTTCCAAGGCTAGTGCTGGCCCGGTCCTGTCGTTCAACAACAACGAAATCGGCTCGGTGGTTTCTACCACCGCATCGATCGATCAAAGCAACATGCAGATCGTTGTTGGTGGACGCAAAAAGAGCAAGTGA
- a CDS encoding DNA-binding protein, with the protein MQQFTPRSPEQARQWLEANGITVSAFARQNGVDRSVVHDLLRGRSQGKYGESHKAAIALGLKAPPNSATEIPTAKSSRG; encoded by the coding sequence ATGCAGCAGTTCACGCCCCGCAGCCCGGAACAGGCGCGACAGTGGCTTGAAGCGAATGGCATCACGGTCTCGGCATTCGCCCGGCAGAACGGCGTGGACAGGTCAGTCGTGCATGACCTGCTCCGTGGCCGTTCTCAAGGCAAATACGGCGAGTCCCACAAGGCAGCAATCGCCTTGGGTCTCAAGGCACCACCCAATAGTGCCACAGAAATCCCAACCGCCAAAAGCTCAAGGGGGTGA